In one window of Deinococcus ruber DNA:
- a CDS encoding carbohydrate ABC transporter permease: MSVSSTQSFSPARRARRRPFPLHIVVFLAPAVLIYTVVMIYPILASLWLSLNHTADGVNTFVGVSNYQRLLGTELYVQPLLNALKNNLIFFGIHMLVQNPVGMLLAVLLTLKLRGTAVYRTILFTPTVMSVVVVGFAWKLILNPAWGVQRSLLTPLHLQALDLPWLGLASSALTTLSLISVWQNVGIPMLLFLAALVRIPEELYEAARLDGAGAWTVFRYIQLPLILPTVGIVSVLTFVGNFNAFDLIYAVQGAIAGPNFASDILGTLFYRTFFGYQLQPGDPNMGAAVAGFMLVVILIGLLIYLVAWQRRITEVQF, from the coding sequence ATGTCCGTCTCCAGCACCCAGTCCTTCAGCCCCGCCAGACGCGCCCGCAGGCGACCCTTTCCGCTGCATATCGTGGTGTTTCTGGCCCCGGCTGTACTCATCTACACGGTGGTGATGATCTATCCGATTCTGGCGTCGCTGTGGCTTTCGCTGAACCACACCGCCGACGGCGTGAATACCTTCGTGGGCGTCAGCAATTATCAGCGGCTGCTGGGCACCGAGCTGTACGTGCAGCCGCTGCTGAACGCCCTGAAAAACAACCTGATCTTCTTCGGGATTCATATGCTCGTTCAGAATCCGGTGGGCATGCTGCTCGCCGTTCTGCTGACGCTGAAGCTGCGCGGCACCGCCGTTTACCGCACCATCCTCTTCACGCCGACCGTCATGTCAGTGGTGGTGGTGGGGTTTGCGTGGAAGCTGATTCTTAATCCTGCCTGGGGCGTGCAGCGCAGCCTGCTGACACCGCTGCACCTGCAAGCGCTCGACCTGCCGTGGCTGGGGCTGGCGAGCAGCGCCCTCACCACGCTCTCGCTCATCAGCGTGTGGCAGAACGTGGGGATTCCGATGCTGCTGTTTCTGGCGGCGCTCGTCCGCATTCCCGAGGAACTGTACGAGGCGGCCCGGCTGGACGGTGCGGGTGCCTGGACGGTGTTCAGATACATTCAGTTGCCGCTGATTCTGCCCACCGTCGGCATCGTGAGCGTCCTGACCTTCGTGGGCAACTTCAATGCCTTCGACCTGATCTACGCCGTGCAGGGGGCCATCGCGGGGCCGAACTTCGCCTCCGACATCCTGGGCACGCTGTTCTACCGCACCTTCTTCGGCTATCAGTTGCAGCCGGGCGATCCGAACATGGGCGCGGCGGTGGCGGGCTTCATGCTGGTCGTCATCTTGATCGGCCTGCTGATCTATCTGGTGGCGTGGCAGCGCCGCATCACCGAGGTGCAGTTCTGA
- a CDS encoding ABC transporter substrate-binding protein, whose amino-acid sequence MKGMLLTASLLCLCAGVASAAQTTLTIESWRNDDIKIWRDTIIPAFEKANPDIHVVFSPSAPTEYNAVLDAKLKAGTAGDLITCRPFDKSLELYKAKQLISLNTLPGLQNFDAVAKAAWSTDDSKTTFCVPMASVIHGFLYDKKAFAELGISVPKTEAAFLAALDKIKASGKYVPLVMGTKDQWESATMGYQNIGPTAWSGETGRKGLISGKAQYNKGGFLTAFNSLAKWRPYLAPGYQALAYPDAQNMFAQGRGAIYPAGSWDIGTFRQMNPTLDLGAFAPYTIGSNKCVIDDHPDIGMGINAASKNQAAAKTFLSWVASDAFAQIYANALPGFFPLANVKYTLKDPVAQEFVKWRTQCGKSFRSSYQILSRNANPNNENDLWNASSQLLNGTLTPQAAADMVQKNLASWYAPQKGK is encoded by the coding sequence ATGAAAGGAATGCTGTTGACTGCGTCGCTGCTGTGCCTGTGTGCTGGAGTGGCCAGCGCCGCCCAGACCACCCTCACCATCGAGAGCTGGCGCAACGATGACATCAAGATCTGGCGTGACACCATCATTCCAGCGTTCGAGAAGGCGAATCCCGACATTCACGTCGTGTTCTCGCCCAGTGCGCCCACCGAGTACAACGCCGTGCTGGACGCCAAACTCAAGGCCGGAACAGCGGGCGACCTGATCACCTGCCGTCCCTTCGACAAGAGCCTCGAACTGTACAAGGCCAAGCAGCTCATCAGCCTGAACACGCTGCCGGGCCTCCAGAACTTCGATGCCGTCGCTAAGGCTGCGTGGTCGACCGACGATTCCAAGACCACCTTCTGCGTGCCGATGGCGTCGGTGATTCACGGCTTCCTGTACGACAAGAAGGCCTTTGCCGAGCTGGGCATCAGTGTGCCGAAGACAGAGGCGGCCTTCCTGGCGGCGCTCGACAAGATCAAGGCGAGCGGCAAATACGTTCCGCTGGTCATGGGTACCAAAGACCAGTGGGAATCGGCGACGATGGGCTATCAGAACATCGGGCCGACCGCCTGGAGCGGCGAAACCGGGCGCAAGGGCCTGATCTCGGGCAAGGCCCAGTACAACAAGGGCGGCTTCCTGACCGCCTTCAATTCGCTGGCGAAGTGGCGTCCGTATCTGGCTCCCGGCTATCAGGCGCTCGCCTACCCCGACGCGCAGAACATGTTCGCCCAGGGGCGCGGCGCGATCTACCCGGCGGGAAGCTGGGATATCGGCACCTTCCGGCAGATGAACCCCACGCTCGACCTCGGTGCGTTCGCTCCGTACACCATCGGCAGCAACAAGTGCGTGATCGACGATCATCCCGACATCGGCATGGGCATCAATGCGGCCAGCAAGAACCAGGCCGCCGCCAAGACCTTCCTGAGCTGGGTCGCGTCCGACGCCTTCGCGCAGATCTACGCCAATGCGCTGCCCGGCTTCTTCCCGCTCGCCAACGTCAAGTACACCCTGAAAGACCCGGTGGCCCAGGAGTTCGTGAAGTGGCGGACGCAGTGCGGCAAGAGCTTCCGCTCGTCGTACCAGATTCTGTCGCGCAACGCCAACCCCAACAACGAGAACGACCTGTGGAATGCCAGTTCGCAGCTGCTGAACGGCACGCTGACGCCGCAGGCCGCCGCCGACATGGTGCAGAAGAATCTGGCGTCGTGGTACGCCCCGCAGAAAGGAAAATAA
- a CDS encoding Gfo/Idh/MocA family protein gives MTIRLALLGVAHVHAQGYAALLRGREDVRLLGFSEADPEAARVFAAESGLNALPLADLLNARPDGVIVCSETVHHLSLVEAAAAAGAHILCEKPIALTEEQAQAMQRVCRAAGVQFVTAFPARFSPDVQRLRQQMRGGELGPVLTYSGINHSVAPDREHPWFSDVRLAGGGAGMDHIVHLADLLRHFGEQPAEVYARLLPVPAWVHLDHSDIDAAGLVLLRLASGATASIDCSWSRPRGYPRWGHLQLNVVAASAMLSLDVFAQTLNVSGAAYRWAGYGPDLNALMLADFIRVCRDARPGRADWQDGYEALRVVRAAYDSAAAGQPVRLEPSRE, from the coding sequence ATGACGATTCGGCTCGCGCTGCTGGGAGTGGCCCACGTGCACGCCCAGGGGTACGCGGCGCTGCTGCGGGGCAGGGAAGATGTGCGATTGCTGGGCTTTTCCGAAGCCGATCCGGAGGCCGCCCGTGTGTTCGCTGCCGAAAGCGGGCTGAACGCCTTGCCGCTGGCTGACCTGCTGAACGCCAGGCCAGACGGCGTCATCGTGTGCAGCGAGACGGTCCACCACCTGTCACTTGTCGAGGCGGCTGCCGCTGCTGGCGCACACATCCTGTGCGAAAAGCCCATTGCCCTGACGGAAGAGCAAGCACAGGCGATGCAGCGGGTCTGCCGCGCAGCGGGCGTGCAGTTCGTCACCGCCTTTCCCGCCCGCTTCTCGCCCGATGTTCAGAGATTACGGCAGCAGATGCGGGGCGGTGAACTCGGCCCCGTCCTGACGTACAGCGGCATCAATCACAGCGTCGCCCCAGACCGCGAACACCCGTGGTTCAGCGATGTGCGGCTGGCGGGCGGTGGCGCGGGCATGGATCACATCGTTCATCTGGCAGACCTGCTGCGGCATTTCGGAGAACAGCCTGCCGAGGTGTACGCCCGCTTGCTTCCGGTGCCAGCGTGGGTGCACCTCGACCACTCAGACATCGACGCCGCCGGACTCGTTCTGCTGCGGCTGGCGTCCGGGGCCACCGCCAGCATCGACTGCTCCTGGAGCCGCCCGCGTGGCTACCCGCGCTGGGGCCACCTTCAACTGAACGTGGTGGCCGCGTCTGCCATGCTCAGCCTCGACGTATTCGCTCAGACCCTGAACGTCAGCGGGGCGGCCTACCGCTGGGCTGGTTACGGCCCCGATCTGAACGCCCTGATGCTGGCTGACTTTATCCGGGTCTGCCGCGACGCACGTCCTGGCCGCGCCGACTGGCAGGACGGCTACGAGGCGCTCAGGGTCGTTCGTGCGGCCTACGACTCGGCTGCTGCGGGCCAGCCCGTCCGGCTCGAACCCTCTCGGGAATAA
- a CDS encoding carbohydrate ABC transporter permease, translating into MRRAGSSRVLAHLALLFYCLIALFPTLMIVVNSFKDRVSIFAQPFALPTAKTFSLDGYRTLAESANFPLYFLNSLTTTLGSLLLILFVSSMAAYALSEYTFRLNALTALYLSIGIMVPIRLGTVGILNLMVSLHLVNTLWALILVYTAQGIPLAVFVLTSFMRGVPRELKEAARIDGASEYRIYGLTLPLIRPALGAVTAISMIPIWNDLWFPLILAPGEKTKTIVLGASAFLGQFVNDYSAVLAALTLAIVPVVILYVLFSRQLVSGITGGAVK; encoded by the coding sequence ATGCGCCGCGCCGGATCGTCCAGAGTGCTGGCCCACCTCGCCCTGCTGTTTTACTGTCTGATCGCGCTGTTTCCGACCCTGATGATCGTCGTGAATTCCTTCAAAGACCGCGTGAGCATCTTTGCCCAGCCGTTTGCGCTGCCCACTGCCAAAACGTTTTCGCTGGACGGCTACCGCACCCTGGCCGAGTCGGCCAATTTTCCGCTGTATTTCCTGAACAGCCTGACCACCACGCTCGGCTCGCTGCTGCTGATTCTCTTCGTCTCCAGCATGGCCGCCTACGCCCTGAGTGAATACACCTTCCGCCTCAACGCGCTGACGGCGCTGTACCTGTCGATTGGCATCATGGTGCCGATTCGGCTGGGCACGGTGGGCATTCTGAATCTGATGGTGAGCCTGCACCTCGTCAATACCCTGTGGGCGCTGATTCTGGTGTACACCGCCCAGGGCATTCCGCTGGCGGTGTTCGTGCTGACCTCGTTCATGCGCGGTGTGCCCCGAGAACTGAAGGAGGCGGCCCGTATCGACGGGGCCAGCGAATACCGCATCTACGGCCTGACGCTGCCCCTGATCCGGCCCGCTCTGGGCGCGGTCACAGCCATCAGCATGATTCCCATCTGGAACGACCTGTGGTTTCCGCTGATTCTGGCTCCGGGCGAGAAAACCAAGACCATCGTGCTGGGGGCCAGCGCCTTTCTCGGCCAGTTCGTCAACGACTACAGCGCTGTGCTGGCCGCGCTGACTCTGGCGATTGTTCCGGTGGTGATTCTGTACGTGCTCTTTTCGAGGCAGCTCGTCAGCGGCATCACGGGCGGAGCGGTGAAATGA
- a CDS encoding Gfo/Idh/MocA family protein, translated as MSGPAGNGEEVLRVGLIGVGVMGRAHARAWSALPGAFAGVYTPDDSARQFARQHGVRGYDTLDELFANADIIDICTPTPSHLALTLAAARAGCHVCCEKPAALTVADALAMERGCQEAGVRLFVAHVLRFFPQYRAARELVVSGELGMPRVIRLNRVSAPPAAGSWLLDEAQSGGAPLDLMLHDLDYARWLAGNVSEVYAVQSRRAGQVMVQATLKHTGGAITLIEAGWAAPAGVFFTSLDIAGTAGATEWTSSAPPPLRFHGAPPQASPQEGAALPELEGDPYADELYHAYYALQHGTPFLVTPADAAAAVALGLAVRASLDTGRPVVPQHTGQEAV; from the coding sequence ATGAGCGGGCCAGCCGGAAACGGGGAAGAGGTGCTGCGCGTCGGACTGATCGGCGTCGGGGTAATGGGCCGCGCTCATGCCCGCGCCTGGAGTGCCCTGCCGGGAGCCTTCGCGGGCGTGTACACCCCCGACGACAGCGCACGGCAGTTTGCCCGGCAACACGGTGTTCGGGGATACGATACGCTTGACGAACTGTTTGCCAACGCCGACATCATCGACATCTGTACGCCCACGCCCAGCCATCTGGCGCTCACGCTGGCGGCGGCCCGAGCAGGCTGTCATGTGTGCTGCGAGAAGCCTGCCGCCCTGACGGTGGCCGACGCCCTGGCGATGGAGCGCGGCTGTCAGGAAGCGGGCGTGCGGCTGTTTGTGGCTCACGTCCTGAGATTCTTTCCGCAGTACCGCGCCGCCCGCGAACTGGTCGTGAGCGGAGAACTCGGAATGCCCAGGGTCATCCGCCTCAACCGTGTCAGTGCGCCGCCCGCTGCGGGAAGCTGGCTGCTTGATGAGGCGCAGAGCGGGGGCGCGCCACTCGATCTGATGCTGCACGACCTGGATTACGCCCGCTGGCTGGCCGGAAACGTCAGCGAGGTCTATGCCGTTCAGTCGAGGCGGGCAGGGCAGGTGATGGTGCAGGCGACACTGAAGCACACGGGCGGAGCCATCACGCTGATCGAGGCAGGCTGGGCCGCGCCCGCCGGAGTGTTCTTCACGTCGCTGGATATCGCCGGAACTGCCGGAGCCACCGAATGGACTTCGTCTGCCCCGCCGCCCCTGCGCTTTCACGGTGCCCCGCCGCAGGCCAGCCCGCAGGAAGGTGCAGCTCTGCCCGAGCTGGAGGGCGACCCCTACGCCGACGAGCTGTACCACGCCTATTACGCGCTGCAACACGGCACGCCCTTTCTGGTCACGCCCGCCGATGCCGCCGCAGCGGTGGCGCTGGGGCTGGCTGTCCGGGCCTCGCTGGACACCGGACGCCCGGTGGTTCCGCAGCATACCGGGCAGGAGGCGGTATGA